The Kitasatospora sp. NBC_00374 genome has a segment encoding these proteins:
- a CDS encoding amidohydrolase family protein — protein sequence MLIDQHCHSVLAPGAEEPDDETLGTLLTESDRPPAAGTDPFGGALGLAVRRWCPPALGLPAHADPAAYLARRRELGTAEATRRLLSAAGLTACLVDTGLTTAAGRPLLPLADLARASGARVYEVVRLETVAAEVVAEPARWPEALAQALADACADAVAVKSVLAYRYGLAIPAARPTRAEVVRAAGEWLGGPRERLADPVLLRHLLWQAVELGLPIQLHTGFGDPDLRLHLADPALLVDFVRAVEPSGVPLVLLHCYPYHRQAAWLAHCFPQVYVDVGLTLSYTGARAAEVLGEVLELAPFGKVMFSTDAYGLPELYLVGAAQYRYALDRLLAGWRQDGACTAADAAAIGAGLSGANASRLYRLDLATPADGQVT from the coding sequence GTGCTGATCGACCAGCACTGCCACAGCGTGCTCGCGCCCGGCGCCGAGGAGCCGGACGACGAGACGCTCGGCACGCTGCTCACCGAGTCCGACCGGCCGCCCGCGGCGGGCACCGACCCGTTCGGCGGCGCGCTCGGCCTCGCCGTCCGCCGCTGGTGCCCGCCCGCCCTGGGGCTGCCGGCCCACGCCGACCCGGCCGCGTACCTGGCCCGGCGGCGCGAGCTGGGGACGGCCGAGGCCACCCGGCGGCTGCTGTCGGCCGCCGGCCTGACGGCCTGCCTGGTGGACACCGGCCTGACCACCGCGGCCGGCCGCCCGCTGCTCCCGCTCGCCGATCTCGCCCGGGCCTCGGGCGCCCGGGTGTACGAGGTGGTCCGGCTGGAGACGGTCGCCGCCGAAGTGGTGGCCGAGCCGGCCCGCTGGCCGGAGGCCCTGGCGCAGGCGCTCGCGGACGCCTGCGCGGACGCCGTGGCGGTGAAGTCGGTACTGGCGTACCGCTACGGGCTGGCGATCCCGGCGGCCCGGCCGACCCGCGCCGAGGTGGTGCGGGCGGCCGGCGAGTGGCTGGGCGGGCCGCGCGAGCGGCTCGCCGATCCGGTGCTGCTGCGCCATCTGCTCTGGCAGGCCGTTGAGTTGGGGCTGCCAATCCAGCTGCACACCGGCTTCGGCGACCCGGACCTGCGGCTCCACCTCGCCGATCCGGCCCTGCTGGTGGACTTCGTCCGCGCGGTCGAACCCTCGGGCGTGCCGCTGGTGTTGCTGCACTGCTACCCGTACCACCGGCAGGCCGCCTGGCTGGCGCACTGCTTCCCCCAGGTCTACGTGGACGTCGGCCTCACCCTCTCGTACACCGGCGCGCGGGCGGCCGAGGTGCTCGGAGAGGTGCTCGAACTGGCCCCGTTCGGCAAGGTGATGTTCTCCACCGACGCCTACGGGCTGCCCGAGCTGTACCTGGTCGGCGCCGCCCAGTACCGGTACGCGCTCGACCGGCTGCTGGCCGGCTGGCGGCAGGACGGCGCCTGTACCGCGGCGGACGCGGCCGCGATCGGGGCGGGGCTGTCCGGCGCCAACGCGAGCCGCCTCTACCGGCTGGATCTCGCCACCCCAGCTGACGGCCAGGTTACCTGA
- a CDS encoding S8 family serine peptidase yields the protein MRVPRIRRARLAAAGLALATAGSIALPAGTAAAAGSDAPAAGPLLSYVVNTQADHGQVKKAEKEITKAGGTVVYAYEQIGVVIARSADTGFAARLRHVRGIDSVGASRTAGIVAADVESTVERVSAGATPTDGSEPLWANQWDMRQIGVDKAHETTLGSRRVVVGVLDSGIDAKHEDLAANVDASLSASCIEGGKPNTDYNAWQPTTSDHGTHVAGTIAAAKNGKGVEGIAPGVRLAAVKVVDDGGFIYPEYAICGFVWAGEHHFKVTNNSYYIDPWLFNCKSDPDQAAVSTAVRRAVAFSQRNGVLNVAAAGNENYDLAHKTVDPTSPDDTTPAERPIDANCLVLPTEVPGVVVTSSVGVKGDKSFYSTYGKGKVTVAAPGGDSRYQLPDTPDKNGRVLSTVRGGYAYMQGTSMASPHTTGVVALLASTHPWAGPDELRAMLTHQADEHACPATYDPSGDGAWKAVCEGGTSNNGFYGAGIINAAKAAQWWRW from the coding sequence ATGAGAGTTCCTCGGATACGTCGGGCGCGGCTCGCGGCGGCAGGTCTCGCGCTCGCCACCGCCGGCTCGATCGCGCTGCCGGCCGGCACCGCCGCGGCAGCCGGATCGGACGCTCCGGCGGCCGGGCCCCTGCTCAGCTATGTGGTGAACACCCAGGCCGACCACGGCCAGGTGAAGAAGGCCGAGAAGGAGATCACCAAGGCCGGCGGCACGGTGGTCTACGCGTACGAGCAGATCGGCGTGGTGATCGCGCGGTCCGCCGACACCGGCTTCGCGGCCAGGCTGCGGCACGTCCGCGGCATCGACTCGGTCGGCGCCAGCCGGACGGCCGGCATCGTCGCCGCCGACGTGGAGTCCACCGTCGAACGGGTCTCCGCGGGCGCCACCCCGACCGACGGCTCCGAGCCGCTCTGGGCGAACCAGTGGGACATGCGGCAGATCGGCGTGGACAAGGCCCACGAGACCACGCTCGGCAGCCGCCGCGTCGTGGTCGGGGTGCTGGACTCCGGCATCGACGCCAAGCACGAGGACCTGGCCGCCAACGTGGACGCCTCGCTCTCGGCCTCCTGCATCGAGGGCGGCAAGCCGAACACCGACTACAACGCCTGGCAGCCCACCACCAGCGACCACGGCACGCACGTGGCCGGCACCATCGCGGCCGCCAAGAACGGCAAGGGCGTCGAGGGCATCGCCCCGGGCGTCCGGCTGGCGGCGGTCAAGGTGGTCGACGACGGCGGGTTCATCTACCCGGAGTACGCCATCTGCGGCTTCGTCTGGGCCGGTGAGCACCACTTCAAGGTGACCAACAACAGCTACTACATCGACCCGTGGCTGTTCAACTGCAAGAGCGACCCCGACCAGGCCGCCGTCTCGACGGCCGTCCGCCGGGCCGTGGCCTTCTCGCAGCGCAACGGCGTGCTGAACGTGGCCGCCGCCGGCAACGAGAACTACGACCTGGCCCACAAGACCGTCGACCCGACCAGCCCGGACGACACCACCCCGGCCGAGCGCCCGATCGACGCCAACTGCCTGGTCCTGCCGACCGAGGTGCCCGGCGTCGTGGTGACCTCCTCGGTGGGCGTCAAGGGCGACAAGTCCTTCTACTCGACCTACGGCAAGGGCAAGGTGACGGTCGCCGCCCCCGGCGGCGACTCCCGCTACCAGCTGCCCGACACCCCCGACAAGAACGGCCGGGTGCTCTCCACCGTCCGCGGCGGCTACGCCTACATGCAGGGCACCTCGATGGCCTCCCCGCACACCACCGGCGTGGTCGCGCTGCTCGCCTCCACCCACCCGTGGGCCGGGCCGGACGAGCTGCGCGCCATGCTGACCCACCAGGCCGACGAGCACGCCTGCCCGGCGACCTACGACCCGTCCGGCGACGGCGCGTGGAAGGCGGTCTGCGAGGGCGGTACCTCGAACAACGGCTTCTACGGCGCCGGCATCATCAACGCGGCCAAGGCCGCGCAGTGGTGGCGCTGGTGA